From the genome of Candidatus Polarisedimenticolaceae bacterium, one region includes:
- a CDS encoding fused MFS/spermidine synthase: MTNPTSIQRLTTSFAALFVLSGMAGLIYQVVWSRSLVPVFGVTAFAVSTVLVSFMGGMALGAALLGKRADRAKRPLRMFAMLEAGIGLYALALPLLLRLVDLAYSAVFTSIDSFFLKSLVRFVFSLSLLLVPTVLMGATLPALGQGLLRRKETLGEGIGLLYFVNTLGAAFGTWIAGFVLLPYLGLTRTTAVAFVLNATVAIVAWRLDAARGEEEAAESAAISVEPSEPACDPPSWPLWVAFGSGLCALAFEVAWFRVLVLVFGSTVYSFSAMLSVFLLGLAVGSLLMGRWVDRAAHPARMLALTQGAVALSALLGCLFVNAMPGFFLSVLSSVGIDFSGMNLTKMVLSFLTLLLPGLAFGANFPVAVRLADLGGVGTGTRIGRVYAWNTVGAILGSFGAGFVLLPWIGMEWTLRGVIVLAALLAFGSVVAERGALVMRWAAPMGLALVTIVALALTGPRWDRTLLGAGVYFEPEKFLGPDGPSTAGVVADYTLKTYTEGYNETILSFESPVGKFITVNGSTTASDHFEDMFSQRMLGHLPMALHPGKVGKAAIVGLGAGVTAGAAALYPIDELVGLEIERGVFEASRFFSDVNHGLLDNPKLRVVIDDGRNFLKLTSERFDVISSAPNFPSLTGSGGLYSRDFFEVAKSRLTPGGTMCQFAPVWRMRSEDVKTIAGSFADVFPHVRVFSTGVSLVMLGRMEPFPPVDMDEIARRVSDPAVKESLERIGVRGPVELLSFFQMDEHGLRRWAGDAPRNTDDRPRTEFFAPRAVFDSTVAPNLAELRTFRASPEERATALGLSGDWAPSFVALASAYDAVLEGEIAFHEGKSGDAVRILAPVAVSGHRYARYLLADWHEKLGHKFQGEGKVAEAKAEFERVVALEPDRLEGLVGVGYLEMFGGDLAKADALLSYAVALYPRSGGALWRLGVLRAMQGRGAEGLALVQKAIEAQPRLSKPYAILGGMLLEGGNAAGAVEALEQAVRLGDEGTETLAGLAEARKRAGR; this comes from the coding sequence CCTCCTTCGCCGCCCTGTTCGTCCTCTCGGGGATGGCGGGGTTGATCTACCAGGTCGTCTGGTCGCGCTCGCTCGTGCCGGTCTTCGGCGTGACCGCCTTCGCGGTCTCGACCGTGCTCGTCTCGTTCATGGGCGGGATGGCGCTCGGCGCGGCGCTGCTGGGGAAGCGCGCCGATCGCGCGAAGCGGCCGCTGCGGATGTTCGCGATGCTCGAGGCGGGGATCGGCCTCTACGCGCTGGCGCTGCCGCTCCTGCTCCGGCTCGTGGATCTCGCGTACAGCGCGGTGTTCACGTCGATCGACTCGTTCTTCCTCAAGTCGCTCGTGCGGTTCGTGTTCTCGCTGTCGCTGCTGCTCGTCCCGACGGTGCTGATGGGGGCGACCCTTCCCGCGCTCGGGCAGGGGCTGCTGCGGCGCAAGGAGACGCTGGGGGAGGGGATCGGCCTTCTCTACTTCGTCAACACCCTCGGCGCGGCGTTCGGGACGTGGATCGCGGGGTTCGTGTTGCTCCCGTACCTCGGCCTGACGCGCACGACCGCCGTGGCGTTCGTGCTGAACGCGACCGTCGCGATCGTCGCGTGGCGGCTCGACGCCGCACGGGGGGAGGAGGAGGCCGCCGAGTCCGCGGCGATCTCCGTCGAACCCTCCGAGCCGGCGTGTGATCCGCCCTCCTGGCCGCTGTGGGTCGCGTTCGGGTCGGGGCTTTGTGCCCTGGCCTTCGAGGTCGCGTGGTTCCGCGTCCTCGTGCTGGTCTTCGGGAGCACCGTCTATTCGTTCAGCGCGATGTTGTCGGTGTTCCTCCTCGGGCTCGCCGTGGGCTCGCTCCTCATGGGGCGCTGGGTCGATCGCGCGGCGCACCCGGCGAGGATGCTCGCGCTGACCCAGGGAGCGGTGGCGCTTTCGGCCCTTCTCGGATGCCTGTTCGTCAACGCGATGCCCGGGTTCTTCCTTTCGGTGCTGTCGTCGGTGGGGATCGACTTCTCGGGGATGAACCTGACGAAGATGGTCCTGTCGTTCCTGACCCTGCTCCTTCCGGGGCTCGCCTTCGGCGCGAACTTCCCCGTCGCCGTGCGCCTCGCCGATCTCGGCGGGGTGGGGACCGGCACGCGGATCGGCCGGGTGTACGCGTGGAACACCGTCGGGGCGATCCTCGGTTCGTTCGGCGCGGGGTTCGTCCTCCTTCCCTGGATCGGGATGGAGTGGACCCTGCGCGGGGTGATCGTCCTCGCCGCGCTTCTCGCCTTCGGGAGCGTGGTGGCCGAGCGGGGCGCGCTCGTGATGCGCTGGGCGGCGCCGATGGGGTTGGCCCTCGTCACGATCGTCGCGCTCGCGCTCACCGGGCCGCGCTGGGACCGGACGCTCCTCGGCGCGGGGGTCTATTTCGAGCCGGAGAAGTTCCTCGGTCCCGACGGGCCCTCGACCGCGGGGGTCGTCGCGGACTACACGCTGAAGACCTACACCGAGGGGTACAACGAGACGATCCTGTCGTTCGAGAGCCCGGTCGGGAAGTTCATCACCGTGAACGGCTCGACGACCGCCTCCGACCACTTCGAGGACATGTTCTCGCAGCGGATGCTCGGGCACCTGCCGATGGCGCTCCATCCCGGCAAGGTCGGGAAGGCCGCGATCGTCGGGCTCGGGGCGGGGGTGACGGCGGGGGCCGCGGCCCTCTACCCGATCGACGAGCTCGTCGGGCTCGAGATCGAGCGCGGGGTCTTCGAGGCGAGCCGGTTCTTTTCGGACGTGAACCACGGCCTGCTCGACAACCCGAAGCTCAGGGTCGTGATCGACGACGGGCGGAACTTCCTGAAGCTGACCTCCGAGCGGTTCGACGTCATCAGCTCCGCGCCGAACTTCCCGTCGCTCACGGGATCGGGAGGGTTGTATTCGCGGGACTTCTTCGAGGTGGCGAAGTCCCGCCTGACCCCGGGGGGGACGATGTGCCAGTTCGCCCCCGTCTGGCGGATGCGCTCGGAGGACGTGAAGACGATCGCGGGGTCGTTCGCCGACGTCTTCCCGCACGTGCGGGTCTTCTCGACCGGGGTCTCGCTCGTGATGCTCGGGCGGATGGAGCCGTTCCCTCCCGTGGACATGGACGAGATCGCGCGGCGCGTGTCGGATCCTGCGGTGAAGGAGAGCCTCGAGCGCATCGGGGTGCGCGGGCCGGTCGAGCTCCTGTCGTTTTTCCAGATGGACGAGCACGGGCTCCGGCGCTGGGCCGGCGACGCGCCGCGCAACACCGACGACAGGCCGAGGACCGAGTTCTTCGCCCCTCGCGCGGTCTTCGACTCGACGGTCGCCCCGAATCTCGCGGAGCTTCGGACCTTCCGCGCGAGCCCCGAGGAGCGCGCGACGGCGCTCGGCCTCTCCGGGGACTGGGCCCCGTCGTTCGTCGCCCTCGCCTCGGCGTACGACGCCGTGCTCGAAGGGGAGATCGCCTTCCACGAAGGGAAGTCGGGGGACGCGGTCCGGATCCTCGCGCCGGTGGCGGTCTCCGGACACCGCTACGCCCGTTACCTCCTCGCCGACTGGCACGAGAAGCTCGGTCACAAGTTCCAGGGGGAGGGGAAGGTCGCCGAGGCGAAGGCGGAGTTCGAGAGGGTCGTCGCCCTCGAGCCCGATCGCCTCGAAGGGCTCGTCGGGGTCGGGTACCTCGAGATGTTCGGCGGCGACCTCGCGAAGGCGGACGCCCTGCTCTCCTACGCGGTCGCGTTGTACCCGCGCAGCGGCGGGGCGTTGTGGCGGCTGGGGGTGTTGCGCGCGATGCAGGGACGCGGCGCCGAAGGGCTCGCCCTCGTCCAGAAGGCGATCGAAGC